A genome region from Rhodanobacter thiooxydans includes the following:
- the def gene encoding peptide deformylase, producing MVREILKMGDPRLLRIAPLVRPAMLGSAELDALIADMFETMQAADGVGLAAPQIGVDLQLVIFGFEHSERYPDAPEVPRTILLNPVITPLSQDMEEGWEGCLSVPGLRGAVNRWTLIRYEGIDPKGARIERTAEGFHARVVQHECDHLIGRLYPSRITDFSKFGYTDVLFPGQNMETADARNVE from the coding sequence ATGGTCCGTGAAATCCTCAAGATGGGCGACCCGCGCCTGCTGCGCATCGCGCCGCTGGTGCGCCCCGCGATGCTGGGCAGCGCGGAACTCGATGCGCTGATCGCCGACATGTTCGAGACCATGCAGGCCGCTGATGGGGTCGGCCTGGCCGCACCGCAGATCGGTGTCGATCTGCAGCTGGTGATCTTCGGCTTCGAGCATTCCGAACGCTACCCGGACGCGCCCGAAGTGCCGCGCACCATCCTGCTCAACCCGGTGATCACGCCGCTGTCGCAGGACATGGAGGAGGGCTGGGAAGGCTGCCTGTCGGTGCCCGGCCTGCGCGGCGCGGTGAACCGCTGGACGCTGATCCGCTACGAAGGCATCGACCCGAAGGGCGCGCGCATCGAACGCACCGCCGAGGGCTTCCACGCGCGCGTGGTGCAGCACGAATGCGACCACCTGATCGGCCGGCTGTACCCCTCGCGCATCACCGACTTCAGCAAGTTCGGCTACACCGACGTGCTGTTTCCGGGGCAGAACATGGAGACGGCCGATGCGCGCAATGTGGAATGA
- a CDS encoding DUF427 domain-containing protein: MRAMWNDTVLAESNDTVVVEGNHYFPADSLRREYFRDSDHHSVCPWKGTASYYDLVVGDAVNPQAAWYYPQPKDAAAQIKGRVAFWHGVEVVS, translated from the coding sequence ATGCGCGCAATGTGGAATGACACCGTGCTCGCAGAGAGCAACGATACGGTGGTGGTCGAGGGCAATCACTATTTTCCTGCCGATTCGCTCCGACGCGAGTATTTCCGCGACAGCGATCATCACAGTGTCTGTCCGTGGAAGGGCACGGCCAGTTACTACGACCTGGTGGTCGGCGATGCGGTCAATCCGCAAGCGGCCTGGTACTACCCGCAACCGAAGGATGCCGCCGCGCAGATCAAGGGTCGCGTGGCGTTCTGGCATGGTGTTGAGGTGGTGAGCTGA